GTTTTTCCGGCTCTACGGTTTGATGCGGAGGCGGCAGCCGAGGGAGCAGTGGAAGCCGGGGCAGGTGGCTGCGATCCGGTATTTGGGACCTCCGATCCCTCATATTCATACTGCACTCTATCGACTTCAACCAGGTCGTCGTAGGAAGGTAGATGTGAGGGGCTTGGGCAATGGTTGCTCTGACGAATGGGGTAGTTGCCACTGCCCACGGCCTCTTCATAGCTGGGTACAGCATACCTCTGGGCTTGTTCCTCAGGACTGCGGACATgtatgacaaattaaaattagCCAACATGaattttattaaacaaataatatgAATATCATCTTCAATCAAActcaaatcacaaatcacaaatgttATTCAAGCTGacaggacatttcattttggttaTTTGCGTCATATGAACTTTACCCGTGGCTTTACCTCTGTCAAACGGCATATGAGAAAGATAAAACCCACTGTTAGCCAGATAGcaatttttttccctccactgtTTGCATTGGTCTCTCGTAATGGATCACTCTTATTCATTGCTGTTTACTTGGTGAAGCTCTCCTAGTAAAGCGCAGGGTAAACAAGCGTCCCAAGAAGATTATGGGACAAgaaatggtggtgaagacaacaactgccatgatcccacactgttttatgatgtcatcaaactagaGCTGTGCCTTAATTAAGGGGCTTCATCCTTCAGAGTTTGCATTTGTAGACCAATTGCGTCACAGCGCTGCATCTAAGCTTTCCCGTTTAGGAGGCTCCTTCAAATATGgccaacaaatgtgtccttccatcccCAAGAAATGAAAGCATCAACAAACGGATCCTTCCTGGCCCGACCTCATTTCGCTTCAggtacaaactgtttttcaaagaggtaatggcacTGGCAAGCAACCTGAGTACGAAttttaaaaaaccaaggggcattaaaaccTTCTTTTCATGTCTAACTTCAACTTTGTTGCTgggcaacagcaataaggagCTGGTGAtgccaaaaaaaagaaatcctctgtagacctgACCATCTCCTTTCACTTCGGCCTTCACTGTCTACGCGGCCCATGAAGGAGGCGGTCTTCGTGGGCTGTGTAGACCAcgtcctccgaaggatgcagccctgatttgagacacagcttagggctttttctgttgttttgattgagagatgCGCATCGGGCGAAGTTGAGCGAAATAACTAACTTTAGAGTTTAAAATCCACAGATACATTACTCTGACATTTTGAAGGAAACAAGCTTAAAGAATCTACACAGTTCCTTGTCTAACACGGGTAGTTTACATGGTCTAATCAAATTTCTCCTCACAGACATGATGTCACGACCCGGCTCGTCACACATGACAAGAACAATAACAGTCTTTTTGGAAAAGATATATCATTTTACTCATAATGTACAAATGTCTAGTTAGAAAAATCAAGACTGGACTCacgtttctctctcctcttgctcCATATCTGCCACTCCTCCGTTGTTCTGGGCCTCCAGGAGACTCCGCTGCTCTCGCTGTTTGTTCCTCATTCCCACACACAAGGACAACAGCAGCATGACCACCCCAGAACCCACCAAGACGAAGGCCACAGACGACGCTTTATTTTTCCTGCTCCCAGTGTCAATGGCTTCTCCTGAGCTGCTACTGTTATTACTGGATGCGTCTGCGGGTACGACGCTCCACACAATCATCACTATTCCCAGGGCGATGAGCCCAACACCGAGAGCACAGAGAGCATACTGGGAACCGGagtttccagtgttttctctgttgatATTGTTATGGGGGATGATGGCAGTTCCTCCTCTGCCAAGGCGGCTCGGTGGTACATCCAAACTGGAACGCATGTTTGTCAGTCCCCAAACTTCAGTCAGACCAGCTGCAGAGAGGTCAGAAACTGTTGAGAGAAAGGAATTTGATATCAGACACAATgacaaaacattattattaatattattatagaGCCCGACCAATGTGGATTTTGGGTAAAAATATGAGTAAAGAAATCTGACACTGATTCCTAAGTATTTGTTTTCGAGCCCTGATACATTTCAACCCTagactttattataaataacttcaaataatttgaaatacaaccaaatacgTAGAACTTGAATCGGGAAAATAAACAATGGTTTTCTGATGTATTTcggaaacataaacactgatattgatatgtctgtgaaaggcacATATCAGCCAATTTTTCTTGGCAAATCAACAATTGTTTGGACTCTAATTCAAATCCACAGTCGCTCTTGacatttcagtttaattttaaaacCAGCTCTGCGGAGACAATATAATTCCTCCTTACACGCCTGAGGGGTATCTGAGGTAAGGTGGTTCTCACCAGCTTTCCTGTAAGAAATATCATGTATGTATGAAGGTACGACTAATCACGTCTCTGGAAGTGAGAGATttcttcattgtgtgtgtgtgtgtgagagtccaATTTTCCTTGAGAACATAAAATTCACTCCAGTAAAATAACCATAGCTTCTAGTAATGGGTGTGTGGCACAGTAAAGCATTTACAGAAGAAGTCACATGTTACTCAACACTATACAAGGGGCAGATTTGGCCACAGCAAAACAAGAACCTCAACATATATTGACCATAAAATGCACaggtttgtttccttttgtttaatTCTATCATATTGATCATTAAGTGTTacatgttaaaacaaaaataaacattttaaaaaggaagaatTTGTTTAGAATGGATTTACATTTTCCACACAGTAAAACTGAAATAGCCAGCATATGCATATTtacaacatacataacaatAAGCCAGTGATCACAAGGCCGCCCCTCCAGTGCAACTTTTTAAATCTTCGCTAGATCAGAGAGTAAAGGAGTCGTCTGCTGGGAACTAAAAAACTTACAGTCCAGGAACTGGTCTGTGTATGAATAACCTCTCTGACCATTAAAGAATGTCTTCATGAAGTGCTCATACCACAGGCTTACCCTTGCATACCCCAACAGAGTTTGTCTGCGAACATGCCCAGACCTGCTGGGAGAGTGACAGAGGGGATCTGGGAGTCAGGAAAACCCAGCTCCATTTTAGGAAAAACCCCCACCACACACCCCTCACTGAAGAATGCCCGGCATGAGGCTGAACATGACAGTTGGGACACATGCAGAATCACCCATTTTCACCCATAAATAACCCCTCAGCAGCCTGTTACATGTGGCAGGGTTGGGCTGAAGGTGTCACATATCATGGAGATCTGTGAGCTTATAGTCCCAGTCCAGCCTGGAGGTTATATTTACCCAAAGGACAGGTTTTTAACGGTAAAAGTGAGTAAGACATTGACAGACGTGCTCATACCCTCATCCTCAAAGCTCTATACTACCGAGAAGGTAGTAGGGGGGGGAGGGTTGTTGTGAGTAAAGTGGAAGTATTTCTTCATCTGCACCCAAATGTTTGGAAACACTAAACAATCAAAGATGTTGCAAAGGATCCTGTTACACTTCCTGTGCAGCAGATAGacgtggatgtgtgtgtgtgtgtgtcaggggtttttatctgtgtgtgtgtgtgtgtcagggggtTTATATGAGGTGTCTTAACAGTAGAAGTCCGAGCTCCACACTTCCCACAGCGAACGGTTATTTCAGCGCCAGTTCGCCAACACCACAGTCCAGAGTCAGACCTCATTGAAAGGGCGGGTGGGTTCGGTTTCCTCACTACTGACGTCACGCAGCGCAACTAAAATCTTTCAAACTTTATACTGAAAAACATCCCGGTCCCTTGCTGGGGAACTTTTGTTGGCCTAACATTTCTTAGCggtacagatgtgtgtgtgtgtgtgtgtctgctccacTCACCTCTTCATCGttggacaaacacaaactcaagtcacgtcttcttcgtcttctcctcctcggaGCTGCCAGATGTGGAGGGTTACAAGTGTCGCGGTTCTGCGCCGGCGGGACTTTTATGTGTCGCAATTCCGCGTCAAATCAGCGTGTGAAGATGAGGaacttttgtttcctctccacagacacagacggGCCCTgttggagggagggagggagggagggcggcaGGGtgggaggggtgaggagggaggagggagggagggagggagggggcacCGAGCTCCACTTCCAGTTTCATTAACCCCCTCAGTGCCGGGCCTGCAGAGCGGTGGAGGGCAGCACGTTCATTTATACAGTTTGCTCCTCCATCAATTAGGACTTAAGACCAAAGGGGACAGGGCCTGGACTCAgatttttaaactgttttgtttgttttgtctgttttaaaatcTTAATCTTGAATTTtataatcttgctgacaaaacacaaacaaaaacaaacatgggggaaaacaacctccttggcagaggtaatagtGTCAGCTCATGCCACAAAAAGCCTCTTGAACAACAGTGCTATTTCACAGCGGAATAAGCACAGGTGTAAAATAATGGAAGTAACTTATTTTTAGCTGTCTTAGTTTTAGTGTCCAGGATCAGGTATATATAAGGGGGAATTGACCAATGAACTGTGGTATAACGAACTGAATGTGGAATATTTCCTTCTGAACATTTATATAGTTGCTTTATGTCAGTCTATAATTGTTTTGGCTCTTTATTAACACGATAAATGTATGATGATGCATACAGTCTCTTGAAAAGTGTGACTGACAACAATATGAtcagattgattgattaaaataCTGAAAAGAAGTCCAGCTGCTATGCACCAGGAAAACAAGAGCATGTACTTTTATGTCTTTACCACACTTATTTAGACATTCAGACATATTTGCATAAATCTCTTCCAAGTCAAATCTAACCACAAAAATATGACAATCTTTTAGGTCTTTTAGtctattaaaatatatatgacTATCTGTCTTACACAATGATGAATATCACACTGTTTACTCAATACCAGACAAGCCACTCAGTTATATATCAGCCATTACGGATGACATTTTTAGGCCTACTTCCTCTTAAAAGGGCAGGAGTGACTGTAAGTGGATGGTAAATTACCCACCTACTCGCTGTCACTCCTTTCGAGCCCTTTGGACAGAACCAACCCTCGAGGACCAACCCTGCCAGAGGTCACGTGACACAGATAGTCCTACGTCATGCATGTAGTCAACAAAGTACATATGTGTTAAGAAATCGACCCAAGACCGTAAAAAAGGGCTCCACCTGGCTCCACTTCCTCTGTCTCAGCCTGCTACAATGAAGACTTGACTATTGTACAACAACGACAAAACCAGTTCGGACACTGGCCATTGCTGTATTGTTCCTTGTAGGTGAGGCAGCCTGGTTGCTCCGGACCCTGGGGAGGTTTTCTTCCTCCTAAGCTTTTGTGTGGTTCCTCTGTTTTACTGCAcaggcacataaacacacacatacagagggaaagacagacacagtgaaTACGCCTTGATTACATCTGGTGACCCGGACTGAACCCCTATCTCTCCCAGCCTGTTATCGAATTAAGTGAGATGTCGGCAGCCTCAAAGGAAAAACGTTACAGTAAGATAGAGATGAACATGTTTTATACATCTGAAAGCTTTAAGTGATGGTGTAGCAAATCGGTTTAGGCTATAAATATATGTAGTACGGTTTCCTCAATAAATATTCTATACTGGGGATCTGTTCCAACAAATATAACCATACATAACTCtaataaaagaaacagattttCCTCTTGCTGTCCAATTGGCAAGCTCATCCACTTCCATTGACATTCATTTCTTCATCTCGGTGTTATGGCTGTGACGTGGGTGCATAATTACATTTACCCATCAAACATTTCTACTAATAAGTAGCTCGGTTAATTTCCCAGGTGGAAAGTTGCCTGACACGCCTGCTTCCCGTAATCATACCCCTGATATCCCAGAGTGCATTCACATAATGAATTGCCTGTTTTATCTGACCTGACCGTGGGTGGATTACAAGAACGGGAGTAAGTGAGTGAGGGAAGGTTGCCCGACGGCTGCTGTCTCACTCGGTGCTGTGTCATCCTTTGCTTGCCATGATGATTGAGTCACTGTGAGTAAGAGGAGGAAGTTGCACCATGTTGTATTGTGCAGAGACCTAAACACAGACAGTTAACATGTAAAGCAGGGAGCCGAGGAATGGGTCATAACTGGGGTACGTCACCAAAATACTCTTGAAGAATCAGCCAAGTATACAGAGTCAATATTAGCACGAAGGTAATGGCTGAGTTTTTCTtaatctgttttatattttatcaaaCGCACTTAAGTAATAAGTGTCTTGATGTTGAAACATGTTGCACAAATAAACTTGCTTTGACTTGTCTAATAGAATCCAATTGGAATGCAGCGCAAACATTTCCCATATGTATGAATCTAATTCCCAGACTGTATTATCATCCTTTATTCATAAATCTTCAACATCTCCACTGCTTCCTCTTTTCACTTTGACTTAAGTTCCAGCTAGTTATTCACGTTATCATTTGGTACTGGACATGAAGCCTTCCGTTGTACGAAACTGATTGTTTACTTTCCACATACTCTCACCGGAAATGTCTTACTCGCATGTGGCACCTCAGAGAACTACACCCACTAGCTCCTCCCACCGATCATACTCGCCATGGACTAAACAACATAAGCAGCCTCCAAAAGACATAACATCTcattataatacaaatattataatGGTAAAGCGGTGCTAGCTATTCCAAAATCCAAAAGGAGATAGAGCCTTTGCCGTGAGTTGTAAAGCATGTTGTTACTTGTaaagaaaagtgctttacaaataaagttattattattctgtaaTAGGTATGCAGTGTGTAGTAGTAGAGACTGATAAGGCTGAATTacaaagtaaaaccaaaacaatgagctaaaagagGCTAAAAAGCTGCCCCCAGCTGGGCAGGGAGTGATAAATCATTGGGGATATGTGAGATTATTGATAATTGGATTGACTGTGATTGTGGAACtgaaggtccagtgtgtaagattgagGTGGAAttgatctattggcagaaattgaatataaaataatcctcatGATGTTTTCACGAGCGTGTTTTAACTAAATTGTtctcattgttgttttctttacccgagAAGTGgccctttattttgaaatacttttttaaagtagtccaaactggacaaaataaacacattttcagaattttatgacgactgaaggctaccacaggttctcttccatgtttggaagaggagggtcaggtgaggggtattcagctgcaacattcaacttcaccactagatgtctctaaattctacacactgaacctttaagaggTAACACCATCCTCCTGTAATATCTTCATTGCCACCAGATAGAGTTTTATGCTATTGTTATCTCATTTTATAAAAAcgattatttttcaaaatgatcTTTTCTTAGTTGAAtgtattctttatttcattaaaagtAACACTCTCATGTTGACATAATTTCATCTTTACACCATTTAGCCGGAAGGCTAACATACAACTCTGCAGTCATCTTCAGTTAGCAGTTCAGTTCAAATATTATTCCATGTTCACCACACAGTATAAAACATCAGAAGAGGGCGCTACATATGTTTAGACACAACAGTGTAAATGTGCAAGATGAAAAATGACTATCAAACATAGTATAATCtagaatttaaaattcagttcaagtcttttttttgtccattgtACTCAGTTACAATGACAAGGCATCACAGACAGCAGAATTGAATGAAACCACAACAGTTTACACTGATATtaaacttttttcattttgtcttgaAGTAGGCTACCCTGTATTATAcaaagtttttttaattctcatttCCCTCAGAAAACAGACTTTGTCAATATCAACTAGTCAACGGAAACAAACTACATAAACTACATagaaaaataatcctttattttgAGTCCTTCCTTCATTCTGGGGGAGAATCTTCTCACCACCTGCTCACAGTGATTCTTGAAAAAGTTTTGCTTAAATCAGGAAACGTGTAAAAACATATCctgtccctttttaaaaagtgcaatCTGTCctctaaaggctcatttatagaaaagaagaaaacatccaTGTTTGGGGCGTAGATGGAAAACAATTGTCCATGATGAAGAGGATGTCTGGTGCTGCACTCTGTTGACCTCACACGTTGGAGACCTCGATGCTGGTGTACCCGTGAATCGGACTTCCCTCGGTTCTGGGCGGAGTCTGGTCTCGAACATCCCGCGGAAGAGAGCTGTAGCTGCCATGGCAACTCAAGTCCCGCCCACTGCGGCCTTTGGGGCTGAAGCCTGTTGGAGGctggaaatgaaacaaacattcatAGTAAATACACTCAACTCAGGCTTCGTTGTCTTCTGTCTAACGCCATGCAACTGCACTATATTCACAATCTCATTAAAGTTGTATAAATGctgtgtcaaaggtcaaataaTGCCCAAGCCTGATTCAGATACCCAAAGCTGATTCCGAAGAGGGgaagtttttttgtttaccacCTTGACAGCCCTCCGTCTCAGCGAACCCTCGTCATCAGTGTGTCGACCGGCAGAGCTGGGTGGTCGGCCCAGCGAGTTCTGGCGATGTGGGGTCGGTGGTGTTCCCGGGCCTAAACGCTCATAGTCCTGTTTGGCATCTGTCCTGCAGGGAGCACAGGAGGGATCAGGGTGTTGGGGAGAGCTGCAAATGACATCTGAAAGACACTTCAATGCACCTTTgtgcaacattttaaagataaatacatCACCATATGTTGTCAGACAAGGTCTTGAGTGATACCTACCTTTGCATAAACGCTTCAGTGAGTAGAACTATAGTGGAATCTGTTGTGGTGTGTTTGAGTGGACGTCTCTCTCACCTGGCAGAGCCAATCAGGGCCTTCATCTCCTCGACGAGGTGTCGACGAACCATGTGCTTGCTGTTGGCAATCCCCAGTGCTGTTGCCATGGCGTCAGTGTTGAACGTGGGGTCAAGCACCATGACGGCTCCATGAACTCCACTGTTAAGGAGACCTTCTGCAAACTCCTGCGCAGGCGGATGGAGAGAGGAACAGTGAGTGAACTAAATTCTCGGATGTAAAAACCACAGTAAATATTGAgtgaaggaaaaaagagagatatCAACACATGAGCTGACACAAACAACATAGTGAGGGATGTGTTGATATCTTCTCTATTAAAGCGCCCTGAGGATGTCAACAGGATGTCAGTCCACATGACCTGAATGTGGTTGTGCCTCATAAAGGAAATGTTTTCCAATGCTAATGTTGATGGGGAGCTATTCATAttgcagcatcaccacagaggcTGCAATTTAAAAGGCTTTGCAATCAACCAGTAGCAGCTTACAAGTACAATAAGAAAGGCTTGCTATCACACTGCGGAGCAGGGGGGAgctgaggaaacacaggagCCTCCACTACTCTCAGTGCAACATGACAGAGATCTTATAATACACATTTAATCAAAGTAATTATACATTTAGTAATAAACTGTAAGGAaaactttgtattttaatttatcagcttcagtttttgtttcaaGGTGTGAgtttaaaaaagacaatataaaGTTTTTATAGTGGTTAGGCCTGTCGGAGTGTGTTCAGTGTTTAAGGTGCATTCTGGATCTCTGCCCCCACCTTCATATCAATGTCTCGGATCCACTTGATGACCCGATGAGACGTCCACACCAGTGGATCCACGTTCTGATGCTCACACTGCACCCGGCGAGCCTGCAGTGCCTGGAAACCATTTTAACAAACAGGATGTACCTTTTGTTAACTGTAACCACATCCActgctgtctgctgtctgtGAACCTGAATTATTAGAGTCCCACTTACCTCCTTGTCAAAGTTGAGTAGGTGCAGCAGTTCGATGCCCAGCTGCAGGCTGACCTGGTGGAACTTCTTGGTGATGTTGAGGTGACGTTCAAGGTCCCGGCGTGTGAGGGAGTTAAGCATGCGGCCGTCCACCAAGTGATTGTGAAAGGCCTGGGCGTACTGAGGCAAGCCCACGTCGCTTAACCAGGCCTTGGCCACCCAGTGGTGGTCCATGTCTGCAGCCTTGGACAGCCTGCAGGCAAACAGTGTCACAGTTGTTTCTCACTCAGCCGTGCAGATAGTTTTAGCCACAGTAAACCCACAAGGTGAATCCGACTGACGTTAATAATTCTCAGAGTTTTCCCCCAACACCTCAATGAGGTCGACATATTTGGTTATGACTGAAATGTCTCTGGGAGATTTCGACATCCATGTGCTTGTCATGATGACTCATAATAGCCTCAGTGTAAAATAACCCACTGTATGGAGCTGCTGTGGCTACTGCAGAACCACTGGTTCTACCAAAATAATTAACTGGCGGCTCCAGCTTatcaaaaaaaacataaaaaactaaacatatcTGTTTTTCTTAGTTTAATAGAAAcctgaagaaataaaagaaataattacTCTTGAACAGTCTGacaaatgagaaataaaactaTCCATGTAATGCAGCAGTTTAATCTACCTCTATAACAGTTGCAATACCTTCAATTCTGCATTCTGTAAATGCTGTTACTATATACCACCAACAGAGGGTGCTCTTGCATTACCACATATTATACAGTTTATAGAAGAGTCTTCTGTGTCCCTTCCTCACCCTCTACCGTTCTCAGCATCTCTGTAGTCCTCGATGGCCAGGCGAAGTTTCCGGCGATGCATTAAACTGCTGACACCTAAACCCAGCTCCAGGTCCTCATCTGTCAGCCCCAGTAAGACCTGCAACAAGTCAAAGTAGCTGTTTAACTCTTATAGAAACTACAACCACACTGCCGAAGTATCCTGAGAACAAAAGCCAAGATCATAGATTGAAATGTGACACGTTGTTGAACTATACATTTGCAATTGTTCACAATAATGTAGAtttgatagatggatagattaTCTATCTAAAAATGAGTCAAGATAAGtacactgcagtgagatgaaagtcaATCCCCAGAACTActacaaagctgtcactgtaaatGAGTAAgtgctaatggagatattgatattacagctattttaagtACAAGGTGATTGAAAGACACAAGTAACCGAGGCAGAgtattgaagccaaatatagatacagatttaaagatgaatAACTGAAGCTATACAAAGTTGGGCATTCGACTGACATAGCCTGTAAAATGATGGTACAGCAGATGTAagcatattttttaaaaagtgaaaacagtgcaAGAATAAAACTTTTccaggttcagtgtgtaagatttaggtgaaagggatctattggcagaaattgaatatgaaataatcctagtgatgttttcactagtgtgtttcatctaaattatacggattgttgttttctttaccctagaaggggccctttatatttaaatacttaatatttacacCAGGAGAGgttcctctctatggaggccgccatgtttttaacaatagcccaaactggacaaactaaacaccttttgagtttttatgacaaatgaaAGCTACCACAGGtcctctttcatgtttggaaggggagggtgaggtgaggggtattcagctgcaacatgcaacttcaccacta
The sequence above is drawn from the Hippoglossus hippoglossus isolate fHipHip1 chromosome 7, fHipHip1.pri, whole genome shotgun sequence genome and encodes:
- the tmem51a gene encoding transmembrane protein 51a → MRSSLDVPPSRLGRGGTAIIPHNNINRENTGNSGSQYALCALGVGLIALGIVMIVWSVVPADASSNNSSSSGEAIDTGSRKNKASSVAFVLVGSGVVMLLLSLCVGMRNKQREQRSLLEAQNNGGVADMEQEERETPEEQAQRYAVPSYEEAVGSGNYPIRQSNHCPSPSHLPSYDDLVEVDRVQYEYEGSEVPNTGSQPPAPASTAPSAAASASNRRAGKTTRNFLPIKIRRIKSEKLHMKNIDNSQPAAGISIEPLTPPPQYEDKLPPI
- the LOC117764466 gene encoding kazrin-A-like — protein: MSQWRAGTVQAWLEVVMAMPMYIRTCSENIKSGKVLLGLTDEDLELGLGVSSLMHRRKLRLAIEDYRDAENGRGLSKAADMDHHWVAKAWLSDVGLPQYAQAFHNHLVDGRMLNSLTRRDLERHLNITKKFHQVSLQLGIELLHLLNFDKEALQARRVQCEHQNVDPLVWTSHRVIKWIRDIDMKEFAEGLLNSGVHGAVMVLDPTFNTDAMATALGIANSKHMVRRHLVEEMKALIGSARTDAKQDYERLGPGTPPTPHRQNSLGRPPSSAGRHTDDEGSLRRRAVKVPPTGFSPKGRSGRDLSCHGSYSSLPRDVRDQTPPRTEGSPIHGYTSIEVSNV